In Thermodesulfobacteriota bacterium, the sequence CCTCCTTTTTAGATGCCAGTGATATTTTTGACCTTGCCATACATAGTTACAATACTCCAACCCATTTTATCTACTTAGCATATTTTTATTCATATACCTTATTTGAACGGATGTTAGGATGGGCTGAAATCGTATAAAATTGGTAGTATATCTCTCCGCTAAGCTGCTCAGGACTTGGGGCATTTGTCACCCCGTTTTGTTTATTTTCCTCGTCCCTTTTGACCCTATCTAGTGCAGAACAATTTAAGCTCTTACTGAATCTCCAGTAAAATTATAGACCAATTTTATCATAATAGTTAGTAAAGTGCCTATATACATCTAACAACTCAAGTACACTCAAGAGAGCTTTCGGTATGGCTTGAAAGAGGGCTAGTATTAAGGGGCTTAGATTTCACGATCTGAGACATACGGCGGCTACCCGTATGGCCGAGAGCGGGGCTAACATCGTAGCGGTCAAGGAGATACTAGGCCATGCCGATATTAAAACCACTATGCAGTATTTTCATCCCGGAGACTCACTAACCGATGCAGTGGAAAAATTAGCAAATTTCAACTCATTTGGTGAACCCGGTGGTGAACAACAAGGGGTCGAGTCTTGATGGTGGCATGTAAGACCTTGATATTATTGGCTCCGGCGGAGGGATTCGAACCCCCGACCCAGTGGTTAACAGCCACTCGCTCTGCCGACTGAGCTACGCCGGATTTGGTTTGATTTTAGGTGAGATTAGTTATTTTTCTGACCGGAGCCATAGTAAATTTAAACTGAACATCTATTTGAGTCAAGCAGGTGTTGATTAAGTAGAGACGCAACATTTTGCGTCTCTATAAATGGATTCCCGTTTCCACGGGAATGACAAATCGGTAGGAATTCCCGCGTACGCGAGGACAAGCTCCACGGAAATGACAGACTGCGGATTTCCATTCTCCTAAACTCTTCGGGAGTAACGATGATATTCAATAGCACGAAGTGATCATTAATAAGTCACCTCGTCTCCTGACTTTCTTCACTGGACCCGGGCTCGGAAGCTTCTCTCGACCTAGGAAGATAACTTTTCTGCAGTATGCTCGCTATCTTATTCTTAGCGTATGTAGACTGCTCCGGAGAAACCCTCTGGAGATTATTATAGTTGCTGATAGCCTCAACCCAATTGCCCTCTCTCTCGTAGCACTCGGCCAGGGAAAGATAAGCCTTAGCCTGTACCGGGCCGGGAGGTAACGGAGATGTTTTCAGAAGCTCTTCATTAGTTTTTATAGCCTGTTCACAATCACCCTCATTCTGCTGTTTCAACGCCAGGTTTAATAGAGCGTAGTATTGATATTCCTGGTAAGAGGCCGGGTCAGATTTTTTACTTTTTCCCTCAGTTGTTCTTAATTCCCGCTCGTCCTGAACGCTTCCCCCTGCCAGCAGATCATCCCTCGGCGACTCCTCATTGGTTCCAGGTCCTTCTTTCGCAATTCCACTCTCAGATTCAGACTCACTAGAGAATGGAACGTCATACTGAGAAGCCTCATCTTCTTCCTTCGTGGCCTCGATGGAGGACTTAGCCATGAATGGAGCTGATCCCGGTGAAGATGTCTGATTTTCTACTCTCTTCTCGAAAATCGGCGGAGAAGCAGGTGATAACCTTCGCAATACCTCAGTTTGCTCGGGTCGAGAGTCTTTTTGCACTTCCTCTTTACCGGCAGATAAAAACGATTCTTCCGGCGCTGGCAGTTTCTTCGCTACAACTTCAGTGGGATAAATATCTCTTCCACTAGAGAACAGGTCTAAACTTTTTTGTCCGTAAGAAACCCATATAAAAAGGGCTAATGCCGAGCTCAAAACCGGAACCAAGATGGGTGAATAAAACCATTTCTTCCAGAAAGACTGTCTCTCCTTGGCTAATTCTCCCCTGGCCGCTGCCGATATTCTGGCCAGTAGCTCCGGGGAGGCTTTCATTGGATTTTCATCCTCCAGTATTCGTTTAATTTCCTTGTACTCTTCCACATCCCGGGAACAATAGGGACATGCAGCAAGATGATTCAATGCTGCTTCCGTCTCCGAGCGGTCGAGTTCTCCTTCCACAAAATCTACTAAAACCTTGTCGAAACTCTTACAATCCATGTTTGTTTCAAACCTCTTGAGCCCTTTGTCTATACCGGGAATAACCT encodes:
- a CDS encoding tyrosine-type recombinase/integrase; the encoded protein is MKGLRFHDLRHTAATRMAESGANIVAVKEILGHADIKTTMQYFHPGDSLTDAVEKLANFNSFGEPGGEQQGVES
- a CDS encoding zf-HC2 domain-containing protein; its protein translation is MDCKSFDKVLVDFVEGELDRSETEAALNHLAACPYCSRDVEEYKEIKRILEDENPMKASPELLARISAAARGELAKERQSFWKKWFYSPILVPVLSSALALFIWVSYGQKSLDLFSSGRDIYPTEVVAKKLPAPEESFLSAGKEEVQKDSRPEQTEVLRRLSPASPPIFEKRVENQTSSPGSAPFMAKSSIEATKEEDEASQYDVPFSSESESESGIAKEGPGTNEESPRDDLLAGGSVQDERELRTTEGKSKKSDPASYQEYQYYALLNLALKQQNEGDCEQAIKTNEELLKTSPLPPGPVQAKAYLSLAECYEREGNWVEAISNYNNLQRVSPEQSTYAKNKIASILQKSYLPRSREASEPGSSEESQETR